One window of the Notolabrus celidotus isolate fNotCel1 chromosome 23, fNotCel1.pri, whole genome shotgun sequence genome contains the following:
- the LOC117807376 gene encoding inactive ubiquitin carboxyl-terminal hydrolase 53 isoform X1 → MAWVKFFRKPGGNLGKSYQPGSMLSLAPTKGLLNEPGQNSCFLNSAVQVLWQLDIFRRSLRQLPGHFCLGESCIFCALKGIFSQFQHSRERALPSDNLRVALAETFKDEQRFQLGFMDDAAECFENILERIHLHIVPEETDACTSKSCITHQKFAMTLYEQSVCRSCGASSDPLPFTELVHYVSTLALCQQMLHRKSESFGELLQAASTIGDLRNCPSDCGQRIRMRRVLMNSPEIVTIGFVWDSDQSDLTEDVIRSLGPHLSLSALFYRVTDEHAKKGELLLVGMICYYSHHYCAFAFHTKSSKWVFFDDATVKEIGSRWKDVVSKCIKGHFQPLLLFYSNPDGSAITSDDASRQNNTQSHYKTPVNGDIQGFDSPVITPKKLDLTRENLNAFLEQGSFKQQSPSNFSRGSAQTSAGRGPVKMGDPKSRLRDISREVAQKAGEVRGMHPSRRDPDRSGQRRPESRYRDPGHDRTYSRSVSPPENGFRQHLETRLYSSQGKGPTRTERTPHLGGRSSHEPARSHSRVQVLPNVPSSSSGHHSRRLEQPSNGYDTDSSQDSRERTGSGGNGRSRASRPWKPMREALNVDSVISSSGGNSVNQERRQHSPRRRPSSQSPSRDRERDRDYTWGGREERKPKNLMTIYEDEQRHETGGSRSSLDSDSRGGYSDKDRSKGSATLKVRNDNWKIQRTESGYESSDRLSNGSANLDSPVVENLSSKDLRPIPELHLTRDHFPQRKNDDLKADVLHSAFSTGELGRTSPDLQDEHMLSGQPIHRRRAFRYTPGIFEKNDGLDSEQEDNVDGSPVSPVPPYLAKTSSSEWNSSDDLAGPFSEQEETGTAALNDPFSHNYPPPLPPKTFGSSHTDPSGVHSHPPEVPARLSPRHEPKNGLSPLSHTTLRRWIETPAEQRLSSDASSKSGSSDQDRNDLSASESDERLPSPYPGREDGTDSPSLSDMALPTTYFSVDNCMTDTYRAKYHKRPAQYMKAEDHTSSGESDLEVKGLPLPDVQPPEPSKTRAEPGYSTTKTTAKWNPITPKGLDEHGFL, encoded by the exons ATGGCATGGGTCAAGTTCTTCAGGAAGCCGGGGGGCAATCTGGGGAAATCATACCAGCCGGGGAGCATGCTGTCTCTGGCCCCCACCAAAGGACTGCTGAACGAGCCGGGCCAGAACAGCTGCTTCCTCAACAGCGCAGTGCAG GTACTATGGCAGCTGGACATCTTCAGACGCAGCTTGAGGCAGCTACCTGGACACTTCTGTCTGGGAGAATCCTGCATCTTCTGTGCATTGAAG GGAATTTTCTCCCAGTTCCAGCACAGTCGGGAGCGCGCCCTGCCCTCCGACAACCTGCGTGTCGCCTTGGCAGAGACCTTTAAGGACGAGCAGCGCTTCCAGCTGGGCTTCATGGATGACGCCGCAGAATGCTTT GAGAACATTCTGGAGAGGATCCATCTGCACATTGTGCCGGAGGAGACAGACGCCTGCACTTCAAAGTCTTGCATCACGCATCAGAAGTTTGCTATGACGCTTTATGAGCAG tctgtgtgTCGTAGCTGTGGGGCATCCTCTGACCCACTGCCGTTTACAGAGCTGGTGCATTATGTCTCCACCCTCGCACTCTG tcaacaGATGCTTCATCGCAAGAGCGAGTCTTTTGGGGAACTGTTACAAGCTGCAAGTACGATAGGAGACCTTCGTAACTGTCCA AGCGACTGCGGCCAGAGGATAAGGATGAGACGGGTCCTCATGAACTCCCCTGAGATAGTTACCATCGGCTTCGTCTGGGACTCCGACCAGTCAGACCTCACAGAGGATGTTATCAGATCACTGGGGCCTCATCTAAGTCTTTCTGCA CTCTTCTACAGGGTGACAGATGAGCATGCCAAAAAGGGAGAGCTGCTCCTCGTGGGAATGATCTGCTACTACAGCCACCACTACTGTGCCTTCGCCTTCCACACCAAGTCTTCCAAATGGGTCTTCTTTGACGATGCCACGGTGAAAGAG ATCGGCTCCAGGTGGAAAGATGTGGTCAGCAAATGTATCAAAGGTCACTtccagcctctcctcctcttttactCCAACCCTGACGGGAGCGCAATCACCTCTGATGATGCctcaagacaaaacaacaccCAGTCTCACTACAAGACGCCTGTGAATGGAGACATACAAG GTTTTGATTCTCCAGTCATAACTCCAAAGAAATTGGACCTCACCAGGGAGAATCTGAATGCTTTTCTGGAGCAGGGCTCTTTCAAACAGCAAAGTCCTTCAAACTTCAGCAGGGGCAGCGCTCAGACCAGTGCAGGACGGGGACCAG TGAAAATGGGCGATCCCAAGAGTCGCCTCAGGGACATTTCTCGAGAAGTCGCCCAGAAAGCAGGAGAGGTGCGCGGGATGCATCCATCCAGAAGAGACCCTGATCGGAGCGGTCAACGGAGGCCGGAGTCACGCTACAGAG ATCCAGGCCATGACAGGACCTACTCCCGCTCCGTCTCCCCTCCAGAGAACGGCTTCAGACAACACCTTGAAACCCGCCTGTACAGCAGCCAAGGAAAGGGTCCCACTCGGACTGAGAGAACGCCCCATCTCGGTGGACGGTCCTCACACGAGCCCGCTCGCTCTCACTCGAGGGTTCAAGTGCTGCCCAATGTGCCCAGTAGCAGCAGTGGGCATCACAGCCGGAGGCTGGAGCAGCCCTCCAATGGATACGACACCGACAGCAGCCAGGACTCACGAGAGCGTACTGGAAGCGGAGGGAATGGCCGCAGCAGGGCCAGCCGCCCCTGGAAGCCCATGCGAGAGGCACTAAATGTGGACAGTGTTATAAGCAGCAGTGGTGGGAATTCAGTGAATCAAGAGCGAAGACAGCACAGCCCACGGAGGAGACCCAGCAGTCAGTCGCCATCCCGTGACCGAGAGCGGGACAGAGATTATACCTGGGGAGGACGAGAAGAGCGCAAACCCAAGAACCTGATGACAATTTACGAGGACGAGCAGAGGCATGAAACTGGAGGCAGCAGAAGCTCGCTGGACTCAGACAGCCGGGGCGgctacagtgacaaggacaggTCAAAGGGCTCAGCAACTCTAAAAGTGCGGAATGACAACTGGAAGATCCAGAGGACTGAATCTGGATATGAAAGCAGCGATAGGCTGAGCAACGGCTCAGCAAACCTGGACTCTCCTGTTGTGGAGAACCTGTCCTCCAAGGACCTGCGGCCCATTCCTGAGCTGCATCTAACGAG ggATCACTTCCCTCAGAGAAAAAATGATGATTTGAAGGCTGACGTCTTGCACTCTGCATTTTCCACTG gTGAACTAGGACGGACATCACCAGATCTACAAGATGAACACATGCTATCTGGTCAACCAATACACAG AAGAAGAGCCTTCAGATACACTCCTGGGATCTTTGAAAAGAACGACGGCTTGGACAGCGAGCAAGAGGATAATGTGGATGGCAGCCCTGTGAGTCCTGTCCCCCCGTACTTAGCAAAGACCAGCAGTTCAGAGTGGAACAGCTCCGATGACCTCGCCGGACCTTTCTCTGAACAAGAAGAGACTGGCACTGCCGCCCTAAATGACCCTTTCTCGCACAACTACCCCCCACCTTTACCTCCAAAGACCTTTGGCAGCAGTCACACTGACCCATCTGGCGTCCACTCACATCCGCCGGAGGTACCAGCACGACTGAGCCCCCGCCATGAACCCAAAAACGGCCTGTCCCCGCTCTCGCACACCACCTTGCGTCGGTGGATCGAGACGCCTGCCGAGCAGAGGCTTTCATCAGACGCCAGCTCCAAGTCAGGGTCGTCAGACCAGGACCGGAATGATCTGTCGGCTAGCGAAAGCGATGAGAGGTTACCAAGTCCGTACCCAGGACGCGAAGACGGTACAGACTCCCCCAGTCTCTCAGATATGGCTCTTCCCACCACATATTTCTCTGTGGATAACTGTATGACAGACACTTACCGAGCTAAATACCATAAAAGACCTGCTCAGTATATGAAAGCAGAGGACCACACGTCATCAGGGGAGAGCGATTTAGAAGTGAAGGGGCTTCCTTTGCCAGATGTTCAGCCACCAGAGCCTTCCAAAACGAGAGCAGAACCAG GCTACTCAACTACGAAGACAACTGCTAAGTGGAATCCAATAACTCCAAAAGGACTCGATGAGCATGGTTTCCTCTGA
- the LOC117807376 gene encoding inactive ubiquitin carboxyl-terminal hydrolase 53 isoform X2 — protein MAWVKFFRKPGGNLGKSYQPGSMLSLAPTKGLLNEPGQNSCFLNSAVQVLWQLDIFRRSLRQLPGHFCLGESCIFCALKGIFSQFQHSRERALPSDNLRVALAETFKDEQRFQLGFMDDAAECFENILERIHLHIVPEETDACTSKSCITHQKFAMTLYEQSVCRSCGASSDPLPFTELVHYVSTLALCQQMLHRKSESFGELLQAASTIGDLRNCPSDCGQRIRMRRVLMNSPEIVTIGFVWDSDQSDLTEDVIRSLGPHLSLSALFYRVTDEHAKKGELLLVGMICYYSHHYCAFAFHTKSSKWVFFDDATVKEIGSRWKDVVSKCIKGHFQPLLLFYSNPDGSAITSDDASRQNNTQSHYKTPVNGDIQGFDSPVITPKKLDLTRENLNAFLEQGSFKQQSPSNFSRGSAQTSAGRGPVKMGDPKSRLRDISREVAQKAGEVRGMHPSRRDPDRSGQRRPESRYRDPGHDRTYSRSVSPPENGFRQHLETRLYSSQGKGPTRTERTPHLGGRSSHEPARSHSRVQVLPNVPSSSSGHHSRRLEQPSNGYDTDSSQDSRERTGSGGNGRSRASRPWKPMREALNVDSVISSSGGNSVNQERRQHSPRRRPSSQSPSRDRERDRDYTWGGREERKPKNLMTIYEDEQRHETGGSRSSLDSDSRGGYSDKDRSKGSATLKVRNDNWKIQRTESGYESSDRLSNGSANLDSPVVENLSSKDLRPIPELHLTRDHFPQRKNDDLKADVLHSAFSTGELGRTSPDLQDEHMLSGQPIHRRAFRYTPGIFEKNDGLDSEQEDNVDGSPVSPVPPYLAKTSSSEWNSSDDLAGPFSEQEETGTAALNDPFSHNYPPPLPPKTFGSSHTDPSGVHSHPPEVPARLSPRHEPKNGLSPLSHTTLRRWIETPAEQRLSSDASSKSGSSDQDRNDLSASESDERLPSPYPGREDGTDSPSLSDMALPTTYFSVDNCMTDTYRAKYHKRPAQYMKAEDHTSSGESDLEVKGLPLPDVQPPEPSKTRAEPGYSTTKTTAKWNPITPKGLDEHGFL, from the exons ATGGCATGGGTCAAGTTCTTCAGGAAGCCGGGGGGCAATCTGGGGAAATCATACCAGCCGGGGAGCATGCTGTCTCTGGCCCCCACCAAAGGACTGCTGAACGAGCCGGGCCAGAACAGCTGCTTCCTCAACAGCGCAGTGCAG GTACTATGGCAGCTGGACATCTTCAGACGCAGCTTGAGGCAGCTACCTGGACACTTCTGTCTGGGAGAATCCTGCATCTTCTGTGCATTGAAG GGAATTTTCTCCCAGTTCCAGCACAGTCGGGAGCGCGCCCTGCCCTCCGACAACCTGCGTGTCGCCTTGGCAGAGACCTTTAAGGACGAGCAGCGCTTCCAGCTGGGCTTCATGGATGACGCCGCAGAATGCTTT GAGAACATTCTGGAGAGGATCCATCTGCACATTGTGCCGGAGGAGACAGACGCCTGCACTTCAAAGTCTTGCATCACGCATCAGAAGTTTGCTATGACGCTTTATGAGCAG tctgtgtgTCGTAGCTGTGGGGCATCCTCTGACCCACTGCCGTTTACAGAGCTGGTGCATTATGTCTCCACCCTCGCACTCTG tcaacaGATGCTTCATCGCAAGAGCGAGTCTTTTGGGGAACTGTTACAAGCTGCAAGTACGATAGGAGACCTTCGTAACTGTCCA AGCGACTGCGGCCAGAGGATAAGGATGAGACGGGTCCTCATGAACTCCCCTGAGATAGTTACCATCGGCTTCGTCTGGGACTCCGACCAGTCAGACCTCACAGAGGATGTTATCAGATCACTGGGGCCTCATCTAAGTCTTTCTGCA CTCTTCTACAGGGTGACAGATGAGCATGCCAAAAAGGGAGAGCTGCTCCTCGTGGGAATGATCTGCTACTACAGCCACCACTACTGTGCCTTCGCCTTCCACACCAAGTCTTCCAAATGGGTCTTCTTTGACGATGCCACGGTGAAAGAG ATCGGCTCCAGGTGGAAAGATGTGGTCAGCAAATGTATCAAAGGTCACTtccagcctctcctcctcttttactCCAACCCTGACGGGAGCGCAATCACCTCTGATGATGCctcaagacaaaacaacaccCAGTCTCACTACAAGACGCCTGTGAATGGAGACATACAAG GTTTTGATTCTCCAGTCATAACTCCAAAGAAATTGGACCTCACCAGGGAGAATCTGAATGCTTTTCTGGAGCAGGGCTCTTTCAAACAGCAAAGTCCTTCAAACTTCAGCAGGGGCAGCGCTCAGACCAGTGCAGGACGGGGACCAG TGAAAATGGGCGATCCCAAGAGTCGCCTCAGGGACATTTCTCGAGAAGTCGCCCAGAAAGCAGGAGAGGTGCGCGGGATGCATCCATCCAGAAGAGACCCTGATCGGAGCGGTCAACGGAGGCCGGAGTCACGCTACAGAG ATCCAGGCCATGACAGGACCTACTCCCGCTCCGTCTCCCCTCCAGAGAACGGCTTCAGACAACACCTTGAAACCCGCCTGTACAGCAGCCAAGGAAAGGGTCCCACTCGGACTGAGAGAACGCCCCATCTCGGTGGACGGTCCTCACACGAGCCCGCTCGCTCTCACTCGAGGGTTCAAGTGCTGCCCAATGTGCCCAGTAGCAGCAGTGGGCATCACAGCCGGAGGCTGGAGCAGCCCTCCAATGGATACGACACCGACAGCAGCCAGGACTCACGAGAGCGTACTGGAAGCGGAGGGAATGGCCGCAGCAGGGCCAGCCGCCCCTGGAAGCCCATGCGAGAGGCACTAAATGTGGACAGTGTTATAAGCAGCAGTGGTGGGAATTCAGTGAATCAAGAGCGAAGACAGCACAGCCCACGGAGGAGACCCAGCAGTCAGTCGCCATCCCGTGACCGAGAGCGGGACAGAGATTATACCTGGGGAGGACGAGAAGAGCGCAAACCCAAGAACCTGATGACAATTTACGAGGACGAGCAGAGGCATGAAACTGGAGGCAGCAGAAGCTCGCTGGACTCAGACAGCCGGGGCGgctacagtgacaaggacaggTCAAAGGGCTCAGCAACTCTAAAAGTGCGGAATGACAACTGGAAGATCCAGAGGACTGAATCTGGATATGAAAGCAGCGATAGGCTGAGCAACGGCTCAGCAAACCTGGACTCTCCTGTTGTGGAGAACCTGTCCTCCAAGGACCTGCGGCCCATTCCTGAGCTGCATCTAACGAG ggATCACTTCCCTCAGAGAAAAAATGATGATTTGAAGGCTGACGTCTTGCACTCTGCATTTTCCACTG gTGAACTAGGACGGACATCACCAGATCTACAAGATGAACACATGCTATCTGGTCAACCAATACACAG AAGAGCCTTCAGATACACTCCTGGGATCTTTGAAAAGAACGACGGCTTGGACAGCGAGCAAGAGGATAATGTGGATGGCAGCCCTGTGAGTCCTGTCCCCCCGTACTTAGCAAAGACCAGCAGTTCAGAGTGGAACAGCTCCGATGACCTCGCCGGACCTTTCTCTGAACAAGAAGAGACTGGCACTGCCGCCCTAAATGACCCTTTCTCGCACAACTACCCCCCACCTTTACCTCCAAAGACCTTTGGCAGCAGTCACACTGACCCATCTGGCGTCCACTCACATCCGCCGGAGGTACCAGCACGACTGAGCCCCCGCCATGAACCCAAAAACGGCCTGTCCCCGCTCTCGCACACCACCTTGCGTCGGTGGATCGAGACGCCTGCCGAGCAGAGGCTTTCATCAGACGCCAGCTCCAAGTCAGGGTCGTCAGACCAGGACCGGAATGATCTGTCGGCTAGCGAAAGCGATGAGAGGTTACCAAGTCCGTACCCAGGACGCGAAGACGGTACAGACTCCCCCAGTCTCTCAGATATGGCTCTTCCCACCACATATTTCTCTGTGGATAACTGTATGACAGACACTTACCGAGCTAAATACCATAAAAGACCTGCTCAGTATATGAAAGCAGAGGACCACACGTCATCAGGGGAGAGCGATTTAGAAGTGAAGGGGCTTCCTTTGCCAGATGTTCAGCCACCAGAGCCTTCCAAAACGAGAGCAGAACCAG GCTACTCAACTACGAAGACAACTGCTAAGTGGAATCCAATAACTCCAAAAGGACTCGATGAGCATGGTTTCCTCTGA